ACTACGGCTACCTTGAAGCCGGACTCATCACCCGCGGCCGCCGCACCCATTCCTCCCTCCCCGAACTGGGGCACAACGCCGTCGAATCGATGCTGCGGGTGCTGCTCCTCCTCGGCCGCCACCCCCTCTTCGACCGGGAGACCCCGGAACTGGTCTATTCCATCCGCGAACTCAGTTCCTCCCGCGCCGGCTTCGTCGTCCCCGACCGCTGCGAAGCCTGGATCGACCTGCATCTGCCCCCCGAAACCGACCCGGCGGCGGTGCGCCAAGCGATGGAAACCCAGGTCGAAGTCGCCGCCAGCGCCGTCGACAACCTCGACCTGGAGATGACCTTCACCTTCGATTCCCGGGGCTACCGGCTCGATTCCGACAACTGGCTCGCCACCGAACTGGCCGAACTCTACCCGCGCCTCGGCCTCCCCTTGAAGTTCGACGCCTTCCGCTCCCACTCGGACGGCAACCTTTTTTTCGAAGCCGGGGTCCAGCCGCTGATCCTCGGTCCCGGCTCCCTGGAAACCGCCCACACCTCCGACGAGCAGACGATCTTTTCCGAAGTCGTCGCCGCCGCCCGCATCTACGCCGCCCTCTGTCTGGCGGCCAAATCCGCCCCCTGAGCGAAGCCGAAGGGCGTAAAAAGTCTCGACCTGCGCTCCCTTTTCTGATATCAATAAAACATTGTTTGTTTATCAGAGAAGGAGGAACGGATGGAAGGATTTCTGACGACAGTAAAAGAAACGGTCAATCCAGCGACCCAGGCGGTGGGGGTCAATCTGGTACGCGATGCGGAGACGCTCGCGGGGCAAAAAATCCGCCTGCGCGACAAGCATTTAGCGGTCTGCCAGCAGATCGCCTACAGCCGTTATTACGGCTGGTCGACCTGGTGCACGGCGGAGACCAGCCATTGCGTCCTCGGCGCGGCAGCCACCGGCTTGGTCGCGCCCCCTGAGCGGGTGCTCTCCGGCGCGGTCAATTGCTCGGTCTACCAGAAAGATGAACTGGCCGCCCGCTCCATGCAGCAGTCCATGCCGCGCCTGAGCGAACGAATCGCCGGGGTGCTGACCTATCCTCTGAGCCGACCGCTGGCAGGGATGGAGCCCGACCTGGTCGTGCTCTACGTCAACGGCGCCCAGGCCATGCGCTTCATCCAGGCCTTCCTCTATCATCAGGGGGGGGAATTCGTCATGAAAAGTTCGGGGGATGCCGGGGTCTGCGCCCGGGGGATCGCCCAGGTGGCCAAGACCGGCGAGCCGGTAATAGAGATCCCCTGCCTGGGGGATCGCCGCTTCGCCATGACTCAGGATCACGAACTGATCGTCGGCATTCCCGCCGGGTGGCTGGAGCGGACGGCGGAAGGCCTGGCCGCCACCCACAAGGCCGGCATCCGCTACCCCATCCCCTTCCAGATTCCGGAACGCTGTGAGCTGCCGCCGACCTTCACCACCGGTGCCGAGGATCGCTGAAGGCCACACCCTCATGAAGCGCGAAACAAAGACGGCAGGGACGGTTCGCGAACCGTTCCTGCCGTCGTCTTTTTAACCGTTTTCGCTTCAGCCGATTACTTGCCGGCTTCCGTCGCTTCGCTGCTGGCGGTCACGCCCTTGGCGATGCCGATGACCAGCATCACGGCCGGAACCAGCTGGGTGGCGACGATCAATCCAAAGAAGCCGAGAAAGAGCCAGACGAGGAGGCCACTGCCGCCGCTCGCGGAACCGGCGGCAAATGCGCTGGTGGCCAGGGTCAACATTCCGGTGGTGAGCAGGCTGGTGCGGGCGATGGCTTTCATGGTCTCCTCCTTTATAAGGTCGGGTTCGTTGCGATGGTTAGTGGGCGCTCTGTTTCGCTTCTTGTGCTTTCGGCTCGGCCACGGCT
This genomic window from Desulfuromonas acetexigens contains:
- a CDS encoding DUF169 domain-containing protein; its protein translation is MEGFLTTVKETVNPATQAVGVNLVRDAETLAGQKIRLRDKHLAVCQQIAYSRYYGWSTWCTAETSHCVLGAAATGLVAPPERVLSGAVNCSVYQKDELAARSMQQSMPRLSERIAGVLTYPLSRPLAGMEPDLVVLYVNGAQAMRFIQAFLYHQGGEFVMKSSGDAGVCARGIAQVAKTGEPVIEIPCLGDRRFAMTQDHELIVGIPAGWLERTAEGLAATHKAGIRYPIPFQIPERCELPPTFTTGAEDR
- a CDS encoding M20 family metallopeptidase produces the protein MTATCDALWRAIDPTRLRHIFMEMLEIYSPTGKEEDVQLYLEDLLTQAGFTVERQIVEEDRYNLRVTIGSTPPRLYLVGHVDTVTAWDLEEFGPREEEGIIYGLGSADMKGGCAAMVEAFLALATLPEEERPPVGLLLVVGEEENGDGSAAFLAGETPPWVVIGEPTSLAACFSHYGYLEAGLITRGRRTHSSLPELGHNAVESMLRVLLLLGRHPLFDRETPELVYSIRELSSSRAGFVVPDRCEAWIDLHLPPETDPAAVRQAMETQVEVAASAVDNLDLEMTFTFDSRGYRLDSDNWLATELAELYPRLGLPLKFDAFRSHSDGNLFFEAGVQPLILGPGSLETAHTSDEQTIFSEVVAAARIYAALCLAAKSAP